A part of Acidimicrobiales bacterium genomic DNA contains:
- a CDS encoding Rrf2 family transcriptional regulator, producing MRVSTRGDYASRALLSLALHAEGEGPTSVRDIAERTGLPQPYLEQILLALKGAGLVRSKRGVGGGYVLARPPGQITLSQIVSAVDGPIVAGDFGRPHEDGACDHEGQCVLLSVWDDVGEHMRSHLDSFTLEDMVARARGLAAPAAPLA from the coding sequence GTGAGGGTCTCGACCAGGGGTGACTACGCCAGCCGGGCTCTCCTCTCCCTGGCGCTGCACGCCGAAGGAGAGGGGCCGACCTCGGTCCGCGACATCGCCGAGCGGACCGGGCTGCCCCAGCCCTACCTCGAGCAGATCCTCCTGGCCCTGAAGGGCGCCGGGCTGGTCCGGTCCAAGCGGGGCGTCGGGGGCGGCTACGTGCTGGCCCGGCCCCCCGGCCAGATCACGCTCAGCCAAATCGTGAGCGCGGTCGACGGGCCGATCGTGGCCGGGGACTTCGGCCGGCCCCACGAGGACGGGGCGTGTGACCACGAGGGCCAGTGCGTCCTCTTGTCGGTGTGGGACGACGTCGGGGAGCACATGCGCTCCCATCTCGACTCGTTCACCCTGGAGGACATGGTGGCCCGGGCGCGCGGCCTGGCCGCCCCGGCCGCGCCGCTCGCATAG